The Kryptolebias marmoratus isolate JLee-2015 linkage group LG21, ASM164957v2, whole genome shotgun sequence genome segment CACTGAGGCTCTGTCCCAATACTTGCACTACCCTccgcccctctatgaagcgtgtactcagtcgaaATGCACAGAAGGGTtggtgtgcgcaggttacaagcagacattggagaattgggacagtacgggTTACGTCTTCGACTTGCACCTCTGGGccgtaactgtgacatccaacagggTGGGACCGGtccctgttttggtattttaagaaaatgccagaatgattttaaaagtacagtttaggtattttagCTTTctaaagtcattgcaggagacaTTTGGCtcttcaaatgtgttttgttctgacttgttgaatacagagcaaagtttgatagtattcacacacctgtacagcagagtgaaacaagaattatttcaatactttacatttaaaaactgcttttttcatgacagacgcagctcgctctgtcaccGCTGCCATAGTTCcaccttttaattcaaaatcctttcattgtcaataaagataataaaaaatattaatcaaaacgtcacatgtAGCGATGAactgtgggtaaatacttcggtgaagtccgcctggatgcgggcttagccgaaGGCCAGATGTAgcacacaaagggggcggggctaaagagcactccggagaattgggacacactatgcattcaaacccttcagcatgagcGCACATTTGAAGGACAGGAGGGTGGAgcgagggtggaagtgcgagtattgggaccgggcctgaTACAGTCCAAGAGCAGCACCAGAAAGAGTTCTGCAGGAAGAACATTTAAACCcctggcaaaaaaataaatcagccacAGCCTGCTTCAGTTAATCATTTTCATTTCTCCTTTATAGACCAACATGGACATGTTTatttgatgattaaaaaaattaaaaaataaaaataaataaaactgactaaaatctaaaaatgtaaaaactctaaaatgtacagaaaccctggataaaagcagcaaatgttcTGCAGTCTAACATGTCTTTTAGTCTTCTTTAACACTGGACTTTGTTTGATTTCCAGGACTGAACGTTGAAACCTCTGATGCATCACAGGAGATGGAGTCCAGACCACAGATCTGACAAACACCACATGGACTCGACCTGTTATCATGGCAACAGATAACCTGTTAAACAAGCCCCGCCCCTGCACACCTGGCTCCTTAACAGGTTCTGGAGGACATCTGATCTGATACAGGTGTGCTCCTGGTCATACCTGTCTCTCCAGCTGAAACCTTTATTTTGTAAGTCTGCTTCAAACTGTTTCCTGTCTACACAATAACCAGCTTAACTCTGTATTTACTCATAATGCAACAGTGATGTGCCATAGAAACCCTAATGAAAGATTGTTATTTGCTCTTCATGTGTCTGCCATATTTCCTCACATAAAAGCTGACAGATAAACAGTTTATGAGAAGGGGTAGGGTAGGAAGAACTATACATCAGTGATATGCTTTTAATCTTTTGTCGCAGTAATGCGTTATTATAAATTGGTAGcatttataaagttaaaatcaTTTTGGATCAATCAGAACCACTTCAGAAGCATCACATAACCTTTGCTGTAGTCCATTGTATGTATAACTTCTATAACAATAACAGCTCTGATCAGGGTTTCTACCCAGATGCACTTAGAAGGAATTTTACTTAGacaaatttatgcaaaaattCCAACGCTCTCATTCCTCATCCTATTGTCTCGTCAAAATCATCATTTATGaacctttttgttgcttttctgaaTGAACAGAATTGTAATTAACTCGGAGACAAACATGGAAATGAGTACAGACTGTGCTGCATCCCTAATTTATTTAAGCATTAAATTAAAGTACTCTTCCAAACAAATAATTAGGGTTAAAAACTTGGGCTTGTATTTGATGACATATGCTACTTCTGgtgtgtcattttatttattgatgtatgtatgtatgtattacCCCAAACAGACTCCGCCCCTAGTGTCAGGTGTcacaaatcctgtttttttttcttcaccattttgtttttgccatttaaactttattaaagagGAAACATCTTCACTTCTGTggtttaagtgttttttgttgatatttGTTTACATCATAAATGACAGCAGTAGAAGTTATTTTTCAGATGGTCTTTAATGCATCATATAAAGTttgatgaatgaaaaaaatcacagctcaGTTCCTAACATCAACATATTACAACTTCTGCTTCCTAAAACACCTCCAGACGTCACAGCTAGGTTGAAAGTTGTTAGGCACCAGGGCATGATTCAGGAGTGACACCCAACAGGAAGTGGGCGGCACTTATGTTAGCAGTGATACTCAGGTGAGACCTAATGAGCTGCAGATTCCTCAGGCAGCCTCTGAACCTGGAGCTGATGGTCAGACAGTTCTGTTTGACACCCACTGCAGCAGAGAAGTGGAAAAGATAATATTCAAAACAGCTGCCTAACAGGTTAATAACCCAAATAGGTGTTCAACATCCTTGGATCACAGTTGTTCCTCATGTTCATTGTGTGGACTGGTTCTCACCTGGATATCCTCCCAGGTAGACAGGGTTGTTAGTCTCAGCAGAGGTAGATTGTGGATAGGGGTTGGTGGTGGTGTATTTATACTCATCTACACTCAAAATCAGaatgtgtttagtttttctggCCAACAGGTGGTGCCACTGTCCATCACAAAGCGTCTGACCAGTTGAACGCACCGAAACCTGACCTGCACCATTATTTATGTTGAACACCACCTGGTGAGACATAGGTATAAGTTAATGTGTCCAATCAGAGATAGGTAACAGAGACAAGCTCTCTTTGAGAGCACAAGCACCTGATTCAAGTTAATAAATTATGACTACATGAACTGGAACATGGTTGGGATTAACCCCCGACCCTAACTTGTTACCATTTAAAATCAGATTCCCTTTATATAAAAAATCCCTACttataaaaaaagtttctcaGTGTGTTGGGTGTGTGATACCAATAAGACAAATGCAGCCATTGGCAGTGCAGTTTCACACTGAAGCATGTCAGCTGATAACCAAGATAACTGCTTACCTGTCCATTAACCATTTCTAATCCAATAGCATCCACCTTCGCACTGCTGATTCCCAGAAATACTCCTTCTGAATGGCTTGTTTGAAACTCCAGAGACACTGACAGGTCTGAGCCAACTTTATACCCATCATGCactgcacacacaaagacataaaaaaaacagaacattatttACACGCTTTTTTCAATGAGGTTAGTCTGcagagcgttttttttttttaatcagaattcTCTGATATTAACCATTTGACTTGTATCACTAGTCAACCGATAAATTGTCcaatatttgccttttttaagtATTAGCCATCGGTCATGCCTGTGCGTACTCGGACAATTTTCAAACAGGCATATCTTTGAGCATCAGAGCCCATGTTTCAACCAGCTTTGAATCATcaacactaatttattaaagactTTTGTGTTCACAAGGTTTAATGTTATCaactgtttttcatttgtgtattttggaAAGTGTTAAAATGATTGATTATTTTGTCCATTTACAGTTTAATTTGTAACCTTGTTTTTGTAGCTGTTTATTGGTTCCCTCTTTAAGGTTTCATAGTTGGTGCTGTTGCTCAGTAAAGTGGTTTTATTACTTGCAAACTACTTGGAATTCCACATTCTCCAGTTTCAAAGTGAGAAAGTTTCCTGGATGGGAAGAAAAATACCTTCAactacagaaaagaagtccaattgttttgccttttaaaaacttttggatttgccatgtcatggatgactgagaatctacatcagCATCCTAAATGTTTCCATCACATCATCTCATCCACCATCATATTGTTCTCTATCACATCCTACCATCCTTAAGTTCTCCATCACATCATCCCACCCAGGAATGAAACATGACTTTACTGCACATGTTCAAGCTCAACCAACTTTCactggagaaaaagaaatacaaaatctAGCTTTTTGATGTTTAGTATAACACTAGTGTTTGgaataaatgcataattttttcacagtgtttttttttgtaattgttatatttacaataaattataaacattaaaTTCTCTGTATGACTGGTTGCGatggctcggtggtcagtgctgcggtttaagcccaggttgcggcaggaagggcataaaacaattgccaaatcatccatgcaagtttgcttgctgtaacaacccctgaagaagggagcagttGAAAGAACTTACAGCTTACTTACTggtttagattgttttttgcTCAGTTTCAATTTTTACTCCTAACAGCTAACAAATTATTAAACCTATATATGGCAGAACTCAGTTTAgtctttagtttagttttggcCTGGCTCTCCACAACAATCCCAGTTTGATATTTGGCCTTTGAGAAAAAATAGTTACTCATGTCTGGACTACTCTGGTTAAGGTCTGAAGATGATATTTAAGGATATCTTGTTTGGTTATTTAGGactgttttctttcctgtcatatttacattttttatgcattttagcAAATTAGTTGAAATACAAAAccctaacctgcatgtttcagttgtgtctctgctcttcagcagctcttgAAGTTCTGCATATGCATGTTAAGACATCAGGGTTAAGATACTCAATTATCTAACCTCATTGTAATCAGCCTTTGTGGAACCGAAGCCTTTCCCTGCTCAAGGTACTTTAACTCAGTTTGTTGAACCTCCTTATTGGAATACTCCTCCAGCCcaaccccaccccacccccaggAAACCCAGGAAAAAACTATTCCTCAAAAAGTGAgt includes the following:
- the LOC108251473 gene encoding laminin subunit alpha-1-like, giving the protein MLDLSKANSKLGVSSCFTKDRAGSYFNGSGYAELMHDGYKVGSDLSVSLEFQTSHSEGVFLGISSAKVDAIGLEMVNGQVVFNINNGAGQVSVRSTGQTLCDGQWHHLLARKTKHILILSVDEYKYTTTNPYPQSTSAETNNPVYLGGYPVGVKQNCLTISSRFRGCLRNLQLIRSHLSITANISAAHFLLGVTPESCPGA